The window CCGGGCTGCGGGCACGGCCTGGCCCACCGGCTGGTCGCCGAGACCATCGACGAGTTGGGTCTCCAAAGCAAATCGATCATCATCACCAGCATCGGCTGCTCCGTCAGGTGCTGGCGCAACTTCGACGTTGACGTCATCCAGGGACCCCATGGCCGGGCCCTGGCCATCGCCACCGGGGTGAAGCGGGCCCAGCCGGACCAGTTTGTCTTCACCTACCAGGGCGACGGCGACCTGACCTCGATCGGCATGGCCGAGACCATGCATGCCGCGTCCCGAGGGGAAGCGATCAGCGTCGTCTTCATCAACAACGCCGTCTTTGGAGCGACCGGCGGCCAGATGGCCCCAACCACCCTGGTCGGGCAGAAGACGACGACCTATCCGAAGGGCCGAGACCCGAAGTGGACCGGCCCGCCGATCCGCCTCTCGGAGATCCTGGCTCAGCTCCCGGCGACGGCCTACATCGCCAGGGGGGCGGTGTCCTCGCCGAAGAACGTCCTCACCGCCAAGAAGTACGTTCGCCGGGCCTTCGAGACTCAACTGAACGGGGGCGGTTTCGGCCTCGTCGAGATCCTCTCGCCCTGCCCGGTCAACCTCAAGCTCGATCCGGTGGCCGCGATGCGCTGGGTCGATGAGAACCTGATCCCTTACTACCCCCTCGGGGAGATCAAGACTTCCAAGGGGGTGAGCTGAATGAAGACCGAGTATAGGATCGCCGGCTTCGGCGGCCAGGGGATCCTCTTCCTCGGCCAGACCATGGCCTACGCGGCCATGCTGGCCGGCAAGGAGACCGTCTGGACCGCCTCCTATGGTCCGGAGATGCGGGGCGGGACGGCCAACTGCGCGGTCGTCATCGCCGACCAGACGGTCCGGTCGCCGCTGGTCTACCAGCCGGACGTGGCCCTCATCTTCAACAAGCCGTCGCTGGAGCGGTTCGGTCCCGACGTCAAGCCGGGCGGACTGGTCCTCTTGGTGGCCGAACTGATCGACACCGAGCTGAAGCGGAGCGACGTGACGGTCTTCCGGGTGCCCGCCCGGCGGCTGGCCGAAGAGATCGGGGCCCCCAAGTCCCTGAACATGGTGATGCTGGGCGCCCTCGCCGCCGTCCATCCGACCCTCGACTTGGCCCGGGTCGAGGCGGGGGTTCGCAAGATCACCTCGGGGAGCAAGGAGACCCTGCTCGAGACGAACCTCAAGGCAATCCACCAAGGCTACTATGTCATGCGGCGGTCAAAGGATTTGGCGGCCGCTTCGAAAGCGGGGGTTTGAGGCGAGATGGCGGCTTACGTGACCTTTGACGAGAGGATGTGCAAGGGCTGCGGCCTGTGCGTCCACTTCTGCGCCAAGAAGGCCCTGGGCCTGTCGGAGCGGATCAACGCCGCCGGCTACCCGGTGGCCGCCCTGGTCAAGCCGGAACAGTGCAACGGCTGCGCCCTCTGTGCCGTGATGTGTCCGGAGGTGGCCATCAAGGTTTACAAGGAGGCGGCTTCGCAGTAGGTTGACGAAAGGGGGGGCCCCGATGCCGTTCGGCTACAACGGGAAGATCCTGAAGGTGGATCTGTCGACGTCCTCCT of the Bacillota bacterium genome contains:
- a CDS encoding thiamine pyrophosphate-dependent enzyme; the protein is MSDGKVYREVFGKPKCLTDNPFLYCPGCGHGLAHRLVAETIDELGLQSKSIIITSIGCSVRCWRNFDVDVIQGPHGRALAIATGVKRAQPDQFVFTYQGDGDLTSIGMAETMHAASRGEAISVVFINNAVFGATGGQMAPTTLVGQKTTTYPKGRDPKWTGPPIRLSEILAQLPATAYIARGAVSSPKNVLTAKKYVRRAFETQLNGGGFGLVEILSPCPVNLKLDPVAAMRWVDENLIPYYPLGEIKTSKGVS
- a CDS encoding 2-oxoacid:acceptor oxidoreductase family protein, whose protein sequence is MKTEYRIAGFGGQGILFLGQTMAYAAMLAGKETVWTASYGPEMRGGTANCAVVIADQTVRSPLVYQPDVALIFNKPSLERFGPDVKPGGLVLLVAELIDTELKRSDVTVFRVPARRLAEEIGAPKSLNMVMLGALAAVHPTLDLARVEAGVRKITSGSKETLLETNLKAIHQGYYVMRRSKDLAAASKAGV
- a CDS encoding 4Fe-4S dicluster domain-containing protein — encoded protein: MAAYVTFDERMCKGCGLCVHFCAKKALGLSERINAAGYPVAALVKPEQCNGCALCAVMCPEVAIKVYKEAASQ